Proteins encoded by one window of bacterium:
- a CDS encoding IS1380 family transposase yields MRPGNVHSAEQWEEVLLPEIERQQQQGKDVVERADAAFAKPELYEALEKRGVRYAIRIPSNDILEREVEELLRRSVGRPSHTPVVRYKSFRYQAASWTTARRVVAKIEFHCGELFPRVGFIVTTLEMDSRAVVRFYNKRGTAEQWIRGGKLAVKMTRLSCHRFRANEVRLALSVIAYNLGNLWRRLALPKRIDTWSLTSLQQRLIRTGGRLVKHARYYWLLLAEGHLTRLATQPYRASGVQTGHKRAFGGRRGRTLNGKSQGGYLCGGVQVSNWKCPLVCRS; encoded by the coding sequence ATGCGCCCGGGGAACGTCCATAGTGCTGAGCAGTGGGAGGAAGTGCTTCTGCCGGAGATTGAGCGACAGCAGCAACAGGGCAAGGACGTGGTCGAGCGTGCTGATGCCGCGTTCGCCAAGCCGGAGCTCTACGAGGCTTTAGAGAAGCGGGGCGTCAGGTACGCGATCCGCATCCCATCCAATGACATCCTGGAGCGCGAGGTCGAGGAGTTGCTCCGGCGGTCCGTCGGACGCCCCAGTCACACCCCGGTGGTCCGGTACAAGAGTTTCCGTTACCAGGCCGCCAGTTGGACAACGGCGCGGCGGGTGGTCGCGAAGATCGAGTTTCACTGTGGAGAGCTGTTTCCTCGAGTGGGCTTCATCGTGACGACTTTGGAGATGGACAGTCGGGCGGTCGTGCGGTTCTACAATAAGCGGGGGACGGCGGAGCAATGGATCAGGGGAGGCAAGTTGGCGGTGAAGATGACGCGGCTGAGCTGCCACCGGTTCCGCGCGAACGAAGTACGGCTCGCTCTGAGCGTGATCGCCTACAACCTGGGGAACCTATGGCGGCGGCTCGCGCTGCCGAAGCGGATCGACACGTGGTCGCTCACGAGCCTGCAGCAGCGGCTGATCCGGACGGGTGGTCGGCTCGTGAAGCACGCCCGGTACTATTGGCTACTGCTCGCGGAAGGACACCTGACACGGTTGGCAACGCAGCCGTACCGGGCGTCGGGGGTCCAAACAGGGCACAAACGGGCTTTCGGAGGTCGGCGGGGAAGGACCCTGAACGGGAAGAGCCAGGGTGGATACCTTTGCGGAGGAGTTCAGGTGTCAAACTGGAAATGTCCGCTCGTATGTCGAAGTTGA
- a CDS encoding response regulator transcription factor: protein MAISSRADSKAMIPGADRHAGGRVLVVDDDRHIVELICYNLRHEGFDVDVAYDGREAIEKVRTASPDLVILDLMLPYVDGLEVCRDLRRQGRVPILMLTAKDAEYDRVLGLESGADDYVTKPFSPRELVARVRAILRRAGDQGGHAETALACGHLALDATTHEVRLGDRLIDLTAKEFDLLRLLMSHPNQVFTRDFLLEHIWGYEYVGSTRTVDMHMSRLREKIEDDPDAPRFIVTVRGVGYKLKKDAR from the coding sequence ATGGCGATTAGCTCACGGGCGGACAGCAAGGCGATGATTCCCGGGGCCGACCGTCACGCCGGCGGGCGCGTCCTTGTGGTGGACGACGATCGCCACATCGTCGAACTCATCTGCTACAATCTTCGCCACGAAGGGTTCGACGTCGATGTCGCCTACGATGGCCGCGAGGCTATCGAAAAAGTGCGCACGGCGTCCCCGGACCTCGTGATACTGGATCTCATGCTCCCGTACGTGGATGGGCTGGAAGTGTGCCGCGACCTGCGCAGACAGGGGCGCGTGCCGATCCTCATGCTCACCGCGAAAGACGCCGAATACGACCGCGTCCTGGGCCTGGAGTCCGGCGCGGACGATTACGTGACAAAGCCGTTCAGTCCGCGCGAACTCGTGGCGCGGGTGCGCGCGATTCTCCGGCGCGCCGGGGACCAGGGCGGGCACGCGGAGACCGCGCTGGCCTGCGGACACCTCGCGCTCGACGCGACCACGCACGAAGTGCGGCTCGGCGACCGTCTCATCGACCTCACGGCCAAAGAATTCGATCTGCTGCGGCTGCTGATGAGCCACCCCAACCAGGTCTTCACGCGCGATTTCCTGTTGGAACACATCTGGGGCTACGAGTATGTCGGCAGCACGCGCACCGTCGACATGCACATGAGCCGTCTGCGCGAGAAGATCGAGGACGATCCCGACGCACCGCGCTTCATCGTCACGGTGCGCGGCGTCGGGTACAAACTGAAGAAGGACGCGCGATGA